A genome region from Rattus norvegicus strain BN/NHsdMcwi chromosome 17, GRCr8, whole genome shotgun sequence includes the following:
- the Akr1c15 gene encoding aldo-keto reductase family 1 member C15 isoform X2, whose product MDLKHSRSVKLNDGNLMPVLGFGTFASKEIPKSKAAEATKVAIDVGFRHIDAAYFYQNEEEVGQALRDKMADGTVKREDLFYTTKIWITFLRPELVRQCLERSLKKLGLDYVDLCIIHIPIAMKPGEELLPKDANGKFIFDTVDIRDTWEALEKCKDAGLSKSIGVSNFNHKQLELILNKPRLKYKPTCNQGQQ is encoded by the exons ATGGATCTCAAACATAGTCGTTCAGTGAAGCTGAATGATGGAAACTTGATGCCAGTGCTTGGGTTTGGCACATTTGCTTCTAAAGAG ATTCCAAAGAGCAAGGCTGCCGAGGCCACAAAAGTAGCCATTGATGTGGGTTTCCGTCACATAGATGCAGCATACTTCTATCAAAATGAGGAAGAAGTTGGACAGGCCCTCCGAGACAAGATGGCTGATGGGACTGTGAAGAGGGAGGATTTATTCTACACCACCAAG ATTTGGATTACTTTCCTTAGACCAGAGTTGGTACGTCAGTGCCTGGAGAGATCGCTGAAGAAACTTGGGCTGGATTATGTGGATCTCTGCATTATTCATATACCGATTGCTATGAAG CCTGGAGAGGAACTTCTGCCAAAGGATGCTAATGGAAAATTCATTTTTGATACAGTGGACATTCGTGATACTTGGGAG GCACTGGAGAAGTGTAAGGACGCAGGTCTATCCAAGTCTATAGGGGTGTCCAATTTCAACCACAAACAGCTGGAACTGATTCTGAACAAACCAAGGTTGAAATACAAACCCACCTGCAACCAG